GGCCGAAGAGATGATGCAGGAGCTGGGAGTGGATCACCTGGTCTGGGGAGAGACCACCATTGTGGGCCAGGAAGCCAACGTAAGCGTGCATCTGGCTGGAGCACAGGGTGAAAAGGACTTTTCCCGCACCGCGGCCCTGGATAAGCTTATCCCGGCCCTGGAAGACGTGGCCGGAGATATCAGGGACACCATCTTTCCCCAGGAAAAAGAGAGCGCCGGGCAGGAGACGGGCGAGGCAGGGTCCGCGGGCCAAAGCGCTGAGAACGCTACCCCAAAGGTCAACGAGAACTTCGTGTATCAGAAGCAGCCCGCAGAGGGCGAGCAGCTCAATCCCCAGTTCGAGTATACCGGTTACCAGGGCTCGAAGGGCAGGTGGCGCAGTCAGTCCCTTTCCGTGACTGCAACCAACATGATCGTCGGGGATGGGGACGGGGACGGAGACAATGAGGTATTCCTGCTCACCGACAATGGAGTACGGGCCTACACCATCGAGGGGAACAAGCTTTCCCAGCTTGCTGTCTACGAGGCCCCGAGGCGGCTGGAGTGCCTGAACCTGAACAGTGTGGACTTAAACCGGGACGGATATCTGGAGATCGTGGTTTCCGCTATGCAGGGCGAGCGGGTTGAGTCCTTTGTCCTGAATTTCAAGGACGGAAAATTTGAAGTAGTTGAGAAGGATATCAACTTCTTCATGAACGTCGTCCGGCAGCCGCCGGGGTACAGGCCGGTTCTCATCGGGCAGCGCAAAGGGAAATCAAAGCTTTTTGATCCCCCGGTACAGGAAGTGCTGCGCATGGACGGGAAGCTGACCCTGCAGCGCAAGGTGGACCTGCCCAGCCGGACCAATGTGTTCAATTTCACATACCTGCCCTTTAAAGACAGGCATAAGATCGTCATGGTCACTGAGAACGACCGTTTGGCGGTATTTAATCATAAAAACAACATAGAGTATATAACGAGCAAGACCTATGCAGCGTCCGCCCAGGGAATTCCTAAGGACACCTCCTTTCCTGGGTTGGGGCAGGATACAGAAGATCCGACCAGGTTTTATTACATCCCGTCCAGGCTGGTGCCCTGCAATCTGGATCAAAACGATGAGTTCGAGGTCCTGGCCAACCGGAATATCTCCATGGCCGCCCAGTTCTTCTCCCGCTACCGGTACTTTCCCAAGGGTGAGATCCACAGCCTGTTCTGGGACGGGGTGGGCTTGTCTCCGCAGTGGACCACCAGGCCCATCAACGGCACGGTGGTGGACTACGGGATAGCGGATATGAATAATGACGGCGGAACCGAGCTGTATGTCTGCATCGCCACCCATCCGGGACTGACTGGATTCAGTGAACGCAAAACAGTAGTCTATGCCTACGAACTGAACGTTCAGGGAGGAGATGTTGCAACAGAAGGGTTCTATCTTCAGCCCGGGCAGAAAGAGCAGAACTGATGCCGGGTAGAAGGGAGAGGGTTGCAAAAGCCGGAGGCGTTTCGCCTCCGGCTTTTTTTGGGTCTCAAGAGGGGGTGTCGTACACCGCACAGAGGACAGAGGACAGAAGACAGAAAGAAGAAAGCAACACAACACCCCCCAACCTCCTTCAGGACAGAAGTCAGAGATCAGACGTCAGAAGACAGAAAAAACCAGAAAGCAACACCCCCCAACCCCCCTCGAGGGGGGACGGGGTGGGAGATCAGCTGTAGCCTGGATCTGTAAGCCCGGGCGATTCCTGAAGTCGGCGCATCTGGATTCGCAGATTGTGGCAAAGCTGGATTTTTCGAATTGCGCCAGGAATCTGCGAGCCAAGTCCCCCCTTGAGGGGGGAATCCAAGGGGGGTGTTTCTGTTCTTCTTCATCTTCGGTCTAATGGCCTGGGGTCTTGCAGAACCATCCTGTCTCAGACCAATCCAGACCACAAAAAAGCCGGGACCGAACAGTCCCGGCTTTTTTCTCTTATCTTCGACGTCCCAGACAAAAAAGCAATCTAGAACGAGTAGGACAGACCGAAGCTGGAGACCAGGACATCCTCGTCCCGGTAATCATTGCCCCAAACGTCTTCCTCCATGTCCAGGGAGGCGTATCCGAACTCCAGCACAGCCTGGAGGTTTTCATAAATATTGTATGTGTTGTGCAGGGTGATCTCGTAGACGCTGTCTTCGTCCGTGAACTCCTGAAAGCGTCCGTCTTTGAAAACGCCCAGTTCGTCAGAGGTCATAGCATCTGTAAAGACCTCATCGTCGTGAGTGCCCTGGGAGTAGGCAAAGGCCAGAGTGTGCTCCAGCCTGTCCATGAACTGGATGTCCTTGAGGGCGAAGCCCAGAGTCCAGATCGCGTGCGGGATGTACTGGGCCATGGAGTAGTCTCCGTCCCGCATCCCGAACTGGGTATTGAAGCCGATGGCCACTCCAGAGGGCGGATAGACGTATCCATCGCTGTACAGAGTGGGAAAGGTCTCGCTCCCGTCGGA
This DNA window, taken from Desulfovermiculus halophilus DSM 18834, encodes the following:
- a CDS encoding FG-GAP repeat domain-containing protein, which produces MLKKYAGALCLMACLAVPGMLWAQQAQQFAVAPFQVHGPDKYQYLQKGIQSMLTSRLTWEGRLMPKREGGMQPVGSTGQAEEMMQELGVDHLVWGETTIVGQEANVSVHLAGAQGEKDFSRTAALDKLIPALEDVAGDIRDTIFPQEKESAGQETGEAGSAGQSAENATPKVNENFVYQKQPAEGEQLNPQFEYTGYQGSKGRWRSQSLSVTATNMIVGDGDGDGDNEVFLLTDNGVRAYTIEGNKLSQLAVYEAPRRLECLNLNSVDLNRDGYLEIVVSAMQGERVESFVLNFKDGKFEVVEKDINFFMNVVRQPPGYRPVLIGQRKGKSKLFDPPVQEVLRMDGKLTLQRKVDLPSRTNVFNFTYLPFKDRHKIVMVTENDRLAVFNHKNNIEYITSKTYAASAQGIPKDTSFPGLGQDTEDPTRFYYIPSRLVPCNLDQNDEFEVLANRNISMAAQFFSRYRYFPKGEIHSLFWDGVGLSPQWTTRPINGTVVDYGIADMNNDGGTELYVCIATHPGLTGFSERKTVVYAYELNVQGGDVATEGFYLQPGQKEQN